From Pseudomonadales bacterium:
TTTAACTGCTGTCACTTTAATAGATGTCGCTTTAACTGCTGTCACTCAACTGCTGAGAACAGTCACTACAAATGGTAACTATAATTAGCAGTAACAATTAGCAGTTACAGATAGCAATTATAGTTAGCAACTACAGCCAGCGACTAAACAGCCCCACATACACTAAACCTAAGTGGTGCTGATTGATAAGCGCCCTGATGCCTTTATAGCAAGCTCAGCGATTAAAACTCACCAAATATATCGGTAAGGTATGCCCCAGGAATGCCTGCCATCCAGGTCAACACCAGCGCAGCCAATAACAGCGTTGTTACCGAACCTAAGGTTAGAAAGCAAAAATACAGCGGTTTAAATGGCCGGCGTTCAACTTGGTGAATAGGGTTGGAGAGGTATTGATGTACTCGCTGCATATCTTGCTCGCCCAGAATAGGGTTGCCATCGTCATCGACATTTTCGGCATTCATCGTTTCGCGTAATTTATCATCACTCATACATCAACCTCGTTTTTGCTGTTACACCTTTCTGATCTAGCATTCTCAACTATATAGGCTTAATCAGCAGCTGTAAGTCGAGACAATTTAAAACTGTGCCACCGCCAGTTCCATCAAGCTATCACCACCCGCCATAGCCGCACTAAAGTGAGACTGAGCTCTTGGTAATATACGCTGAAAATAAAATTTAGCTGTGGTTAATTTCGCTTGATAAAACTCAGCATCGTCACTGCCAGCAGCCAGTTTATCTTGAGCCACTTTAGCCATGCGCAGCCAGGTATACGCCAAACAGGTGTAGCCTGAAAACATCAGATAATCAACCGAGGCAGCGCCAATTTCATCCAGTGACTCGCCGGCTTTACCGCCAATAAACATGGTCATTTCACCCCATTGCTGATTCAGTGATTGTAGCGTTTTAACATAGTCGCTTAACTCTGCATCAGCCTCAAGAGACTGGCAGTATTTATGCAGCTCCTTGGTGTATTTTTTCAATAGCTCACCGCCTGAGCCTAAAACTTTTCGCCCAATTAAATCTAGCGCTTGAATGCCGGTTGTACCTTCGTACACCATAGCAATACGACAGTCGCGAACTACTTGCTCAACACCCCACTCATGCACATAGCCGTGACCACCAAATACTTGCAAACCAAGATTGGTCGATTCAAAACCTAATTCAGTGCAAAATGCCTTGGCAATCGGCGTTAAAAATGCCATTCGATCCTCAGCCACTTGCTTACGCGCTTCATCGGCATCAGACAGGACGATGTCGCCATTAAATGCAATTTCGTATAAAAAGGTGCGAAAGCCTTCAATCAAAGCTTTTTGGGTCAGCAACATACGACGCACATCTGGATGCACAATAATCGGATCGGCAGGACCATCAGGGTTTTGAGGACCTGACAAAGCGCGCATGGCTAAACGATCTTTGGCATAAGCTAATGATGCCTGATATGCCAGCTCTGCCGAGCATAAGCCTTGCAGGCCAGTACCTAGGCGGGCTTCGTTCATCATGGTAAACATTTGCGCCAGGCCTGAGTTTTCCTCTCCTACCAAAAACCCAGTTGCACCGTCGAAATTCATTACACAGGTAGCACTGCCCTTGATGCCCATTTTATGCTCAATCGAACCGGCGAAAACCGGATTACGCTCGGCCAGTTGGCCCGACTGATCGCTGATGAATTTCGGTACAATAAACAGTGAAATGCCTGCGGTACCCTCGGGTGCACCGACAATCCGCGCCAGCGTTAAATGCACGATGTTTTCCGCCATATCGTGATCACCACCGGTAATAAAATGCTTGGCGCCGGTAATTTTATAAGAACCATCGGCCTGTGGCTCAGCCTTGGTTCTCGCGAGGCCAACGTCAGAGCCACAGTGCGACTCGGTGATACACATGGTGCCGGTCCACTCGCCCTCAACCATTTTACGCACATATAAATCGCGCTGTTGGTCATTACCGTGCTCAGCAATACACTTCACCGCACCGAACGTCAGCCCGGTGTACATATTCCAGGCCCAGTTTGCTGAGCCCAGTAGCTCATTGACTAAAATACCTGCAGATGCGGGTAAATTTTGACCACCCACAGCCTCTGACGCTGATAAGCCAGCCCAGCCACCTTGGCCGTATTCTTTAAAGGCCTGCTTAAAACCGCTCGGCACTGTGACATTGCCATCAGCAAACTGACAGCCCTCTGCATCGCCCGATTGGTTAATCGGCGACAAAACATTCTCAGCCAGCTTCGCCGCTTCATTAATAATTGCCGCACGTAGATCAGCATCAAACTCACTGCGACCAGGGATATCAGCATAGTGCTGATCGGCCGCAA
This genomic window contains:
- a CDS encoding DUF3094 family protein, which codes for MNAENVDDDGNPILGEQDMQRVHQYLSNPIHQVERRPFKPLYFCFLTLGSVTTLLLAALVLTWMAGIPGAYLTDIFGEF
- a CDS encoding acyl-CoA dehydrogenase C-terminal domain-containing protein, coding for AADQHYADIPGRSEFDADLRAAIINEAAKLAENVLSPINQSGDAEGCQFADGNVTVPSGFKQAFKEYGQGGWAGLSASEAVGGQNLPASAGILVNELLGSANWAWNMYTGLTFGAVKCIAEHGNDQQRDLYVRKMVEGEWTGTMCITESHCGSDVGLARTKAEPQADGSYKITGAKHFITGGDHDMAENIVHLTLARIVGAPEGTAGISLFIVPKFISDQSGQLAERNPVFAGSIEHKMGIKGSATCVMNFDGATGFLVGEENSGLAQMFTMMNEARLGTGLQGLCSAELAYQASLAYAKDRLAMRALSGPQNPDGPADPIIVHPDVRRMLLTQKALIEGFRTFLYEIAFNGDIVLSDADEARKQVAEDRMAFLTPIAKAFCTELGFESTNLGLQVFGGHGYVHEWGVEQVVRDCRIAMVYEGTTGIQALDLIGRKVLGSGGELLKKYTKELHKYCQSLEADAELSDYVKTLQSLNQQWGEMTMFIGGKAGESLDEIGAASVDYLMFSGYTCLAYTWLRMAKVAQDKLAAGSDDAEFYQAKLTTAKFYFQRILPRAQSHFSAAMAGGDSLMELAVAQF